The nucleotide window CTTCGACAGCCTTCCCGAGCTCGAGGGCTTTCTTGAGAGTAAAGGAAAGCTCGATTTGCTTGAAACCATGAAGGGTCTTTCAAACATGATTCGCATTGTCTCCGTGAGGCAACCTTCCCCGTTGGGTCTCGGCCATGCTGTTCTCTGCGCTAAAACCATCATAAACAACGAGCCCTTCGCCGTGTTGCTCCCCGATGACCTTATTGTTGCCAGAAAGCCATGCATTGGCCAGCTCGCCGACGTGTTCAATGAGTTCGGGGACCCGGTCGTCGCCATACAGCGCGTACCGATGAGCGACGTGAAACAGTATGGCATTATCAAGCCTCGGACCGTACGCGATCGCCTTTACCAAGTTGTTGATATGATTGAGAAACCAACCGAAGAACGGGCGTACAGCGACCTCGCTATTATTGGGCGCTACGTCCTACCCCCGGAAATCTTCACAGCCCTGGAGGAAACCCCCCCAGGGGCTGGAGGTGAGATTCAGCTCACCGATGCCATCAGGAGCATGCTGGGAAAACGCTCCGTGCTGGGCCTGGAGTATGAGGGCAGGCGGTTCGATGCCGGCAATAAGCCGGGCTTCGTCAAAGCAAACGTTTTTGTCGGGCTGAGCCATCCCGAAGTAAGAGATGAGCTGCTTTCCTACATTCGAGAGCTTGACCTTGCCCGCGATTTAGCTTAGGATAATGAAACCGGGGGTGTAGCTCAGGGGGAGAGCACCTCGTTCGCAACGAGGGGGCCGCGGGTTCAATTCCCGCCACCTCCACCATTTTACCGGGGGTTTCCAGAGATTTCCTGCCCAATATTTTGACTTTTTACAATTTCTGTTATAAGGTACGAAGCTATGCGTAAGTGGGTAGCGCTTTTGTTG belongs to Syntrophorhabdales bacterium and includes:
- the galU gene encoding UTP--glucose-1-phosphate uridylyltransferase GalU gives rise to the protein MARLRKALIPAGGFGTRLLPATKAVPKELLPIVDKPLVQFIVEELVASGFEELVLVTGRQKGSIEDHFDSLPELEGFLESKGKLDLLETMKGLSNMIRIVSVRQPSPLGLGHAVLCAKTIINNEPFAVLLPDDLIVARKPCIGQLADVFNEFGDPVVAIQRVPMSDVKQYGIIKPRTVRDRLYQVVDMIEKPTEERAYSDLAIIGRYVLPPEIFTALEETPPGAGGEIQLTDAIRSMLGKRSVLGLEYEGRRFDAGNKPGFVKANVFVGLSHPEVRDELLSYIRELDLARDLA